Genomic DNA from Veillonella criceti:
ATTGTCTTTATACATATACTATCATACTACAAATTAAAAGTAAAGTTTATTTAAATATAGGCGCACTTTATTTAAATATAGTTTTACCTCCTTATCTAATAATTAAGCCACTCTAGAAATTAGAGTGGCTTTTTGTCATTATCTTCTAATTTATCGGGTATTCCATTGTGATTTTTATCAATCCAAAGAGCCAAAAATCCTACAATAGCGGTAAGTACCGTCGGGATAAAAAAGTGGTCAACTATTTTAATACCGACATCAATAACTCGCCCTGTGTCATCACTAACAGTACCTTTATAAAACGCCATAACATAAGCCATAATGACTACTAAAATAGGCACTAGCAATAATCCTACTAGTGCCCTTGTTGCTAACACCCCTGTCGGCTTAATATTAGCAATCCGTATGTTGTTGTATACCCTTTTTACTTTATCAATAAGTACCTGTTTATCCATATTAGGTCCCCCTATTGATTTTTAAAAAATACATCTTCAATACGTGTAACACGATGCTCTACGCTATCAATGCGGTGATGCGCTGATTTAGCACTACTATTAATTGACTCCATAGCAATGCGGATTGATTTTACTTCATCGCTCACTTTTGTGACTTCGCTATCAATCTTTTCTAGTTTTTCACCTGTATTTTCAGCTTGAGAGTTTAGCGGATTTACAATAAAATGTCTAATCCCAACCCCTACAATGCCTAACACCGTGACAAGCAATCCAAACATCGATGCATAATAATCGGGTCGTGTAAATACACTAGGTGGTCCAATTGTAATTGTTTCCATAGGCAACTCCTATTCTTCGGTTTCAGTTGTTTCGCTTTCTTCTTTGTGTTCTGTGCCAATCGGTGCTACGACTGGTATAACCTGTGTTTTAGATAGTGGACTAACCTCGATAGTCACCTCTTGCCCGTAATCAATACTATTGGCTTCATTGTCATCATTCGTTGAAATGGTAAACATATCTCCTGTTTCACTGTTAATAAATGTAAATACTGTTAAAGCCTGCCCATTTTGTGGGTATGTAATTTTACCGTTAGTTACAAATGTTCGTTTCATTTTTACCTCCTTAAAATAACTTTCCTACTATCACCGAAGCAGAGTTACTCATTTGTCCCCCAAAATATTCTACAGTTTTTATTGTAGAAATATTAATTTGATTCCCATCAAAAGATATTTTTGGATGATGTGTTCCGTTGCCGTCAACAATCCATCCAGTAGGAATTACTATAATGTCACTACCATCATCTGGCACTTTATAGCTCCCTCCTAAAGAGTCATTATTAAACGCCTTTAATATTTTAAGGCGTTTCCCAATATAATTACTAGAATAAACAATTCGAGTCTCTTTATTATATACTTCTATACCAACGCCTGATTCAGATTTATACGGATACCCAAATACAACTAAGTTTTCTTTATACGATGAACACCCTCCAGTTATAATTTCATTTAACGAAACTGCTCCAGTATAATAATTTCCATAATTAGCAAAACTCCCTTTTTTAGTTTTCTTATTAATTTTATAGCCACAAACCATAGGCAAATCAAAATCATTATGAGTTTTTATATCATGAAAAATTGTACTCCCGCCAATATTAACAGTTCTCCAAATATCAATATCTAGTAAATATAACCCTTGAGTCTCATCATTAATTAAAACTTTATTGTCATCATTAATTATCTCGAAATAATTACTCATAATAGCCTCCTATCAATACGTTAAGTGGAGCTCCCTCATCATTATTAGATGGAGCATTCCACCACTTAAACACAAGACCATCGACACGACAATTTATAGACCGCCCTGCAAAACTAGAGTTTTTCCATTGACCAGAACTCATAACTAAATAAGTCAATCTATTAATCTTATATTTAGAATAAGAATAATCCTTTTGCCCGCTTCCGTAACAAGATAATGTTTCGAAGAAAAATACTTTATTTTCCTCTACTTCTGATTGCAAAACCCCTTGTTCATCAAACACCTGTAACCCCTGTGGCATATCCCGACCTCTCTTTCTTTGTTTTATAAAGTAAATCACAGCAATAATAATAGCGACAATCAAACTAATTGTAATTACCATATGCCCATCCTCACTCTCAATCGATTGTTATCGTCAAATACTTGGATTAAATTATCACTAATCTCAACACGAGCCCCACTAGTTTTAGTCCGTAAAAGACCAATCCTTGCTACAATGGCATCTAATGAGTTAATAGCCAATTTATCCGCTGTAATAGATTTAGCAGCGAGCATACGACCTACAATTACACCATTGGTAAACTCGGTTGTGCCGTCGATTTTTATGTATTTACCTGCTATTTTAATAGTCTCTTGCGATAGATTTATTTGAGATAAGATTTCATTTTTGCCGACTTTACTATCAATCCTAAAGTTAATACTATCACTTAGCTGAGTAAACCTCGATGCGATTTGAGCCACTTTATTAGTTACTGTAGTATTGATTGTATTATCTAGCAATGTTATGCGAGAGTTTACATTAGCTATTTTGTTATCAACACTGGCAGTAATGGAATCTGCTGATTGAGTTACTCGTGTCTCAATCATACTCTTAACACCAAGGTCGTTCGAACTCTTAATCCAACCAGTCCATCCGTTTTCATTGTAATGCCTATGCCAAGAAGTGTTTCCGTGAAACTCCGTGATATCCTGTGCTTTATATACGCCACTATATACTTTTAAGTAAAACGCATTACCTAAATCATCAGGTCTATGCTGTACATTAGGCACTTGTATATTTTGATACACAACATACAATCCGTCATCCATATAATTATTTAAGTCAATCGGTTTAGTTGCATCAATTATTGTAGCTATAACTTGTTTTATTGCTGTGTCAATCAGTCCTGCTTGTTGCGTGATTTGTGACTGTAATCCCTCTTTAGTATTTGCTACCGTAGCATTAATCGTATCATCTAACAACGTTATCCTAGAGTTAACCTCATTGAGTTTATTATCAACACTCGCCGTAATAGAATCTGCTGATTGGGTTACTCGTGTCTCAATCATACTCTTAACACCAAGGTCGTTTGAACTCTTAATCCAATCAGTCCATCCATACTCATTGTAGTATCTGTGCCAGCTTGTATTGCCGTGAAACTCCGTGATATCCTGTGCTTTATATACGCCACTATATACTTTTAAGTAAAATGCATTACCTAAATCATCGGGCCTATGTTGTACATTAGGCACTTGTATATTTTGATACACAACATACAATCCGTCATCCATATAATTATTTAAGTCAATCGGTTTAGTTGCATCAATTATTGTAGCTTTGACTTGTTTTATTGCTGTGTCAATCAGTCCTGCTTGTTGCGTGATTTGTGACTGTAATCCTGCTTTAGTATTTGCTACTGTAGCGTTAATCATATTATCCAACTGAGTTATGCGGGAATTTACATTAGCGATTTTGTTATCAATACGACTATCAACAGCATTATCTAACTGAGTTATACGGGAATTAATTGCGCCTGCTTCAGAACTCACAATTTTTTTAGCGGAAGTTGCGATACGAGAGTCAAGACTATTTAATGCCTGCTCTGTTTCCAAGCTTACAAGACCAACTCTATTATCAATATTAGTAATACGATTATTTATAGCTTGATATTGATTACTACCAGTCTCACTCACTTGACTGACTTTATTATCAATGTCATTAATCGCTGTTTTGATTTTAACCAACCCTAATGCCTCTTGGTCAATATATTTGGCATCGATTTTAAGCTCAACTGTAACCAATTGCTCTACTGTTTGCTCGCCCTCGCCAAACATATCGACATAAGCAACTCTAACGCCATACACACCACCCTCTAAAGCGATAAAGGTGGAGTTAGCAGTAACAAAATGCACCTCATCATCAATATAGATATTAGCCCCCTTACAACTACTTGGTATGGCACTAAATGCAATGGATATACCATTTAATTTAGCCTTAGCTTGTACAAATTGAGGTTGTTGTGGTTTTGGCACATTATACTCAACAATAGCAGGAGCACTATACCCTTTAACCGGATTATGAGCGTATAAATAAATCTTACCTTTACGGTTTGTTAAGGCATCTGTACTAAAGGTTGTATTATTACTACGACCAATTAATCCATCGACTTCGCCAGGATTCATATCGCTACGCACTTCATAGTAATCTACATCAGCATTACGAACTTCTAGCCAATTAAAATATGCCCTGTCGCTGAAAGCCACGGAAAAGCCTTGCGGTGTATTAGGTTTTTCAGACTTCATGACCACTTGAATAGATTTAGTCACGCCTTGTGAGTAATTACCATGGATATCCTTTACCTGGATGCGTACATCATAAGTCTTACCTAGTTCACAACCGCTAATTACGACTTGCCCATTACCTGTGCCGCCATATTTCCAATCTCCGTTACCTTCTCGATACCAACCTTCCGCCGTATCGAAACTACTAATATTAGGCGGGGTATAAGTAGCAATTACATCATAACTCTTAATGCCACGCCCTAAATCGTAATATTTAGTATACAAAGTAAGATTGCTTACCTCTGGTATGTAATAGGATCCAATAACATGCGTATAAACCTGTACATCAGCTAAATCTTGTTCTTGACCCCCAAAGATATTCATAGATGTACATTTAATATAAATCTTTTTACCTATATCCTCTGAGCGATATGGAGCCCTGAATAACGCCTCATCAATTCGGACTATTTCAGCCCCTGCACTATGACTTAATGCTGATGTACCATATTGTCCTCTTACTAAACCAGCTAATACATAAGTGCCATTGGACTGTAAGGTTGCCGTTTCGTATGATAAACATTCGCCATTAAGCCAACATACCGTGTTACCCCGTTCTGCATCTAAATGGGTACCGCTTTTTAATTCGCCGTGCTCCATTTTCACAGTGCATGTCGTACCTGTACTGGTTAATACACTGACTAACTTACCCATGCGCGCTTTTTGATTAATCGTACCAACTTGTTTGTACGCATCACCACTGTCCGACACCCATACATTACAACCACCCCAACCATTAGGAGCCGTAACACCCAGTAAGAGCTCATCACCCGCAATATCTCCAGGCGCTTGGATAATACTCAAATTAATGATACTTGGTGCAGACTGATTATAATCAACAAACGGCCGTTCGTTTTCATGCACGTCATATTTAGCCGGTGCATACGTACCAGGTGGTTTACCCACCGCTGTAATCTCGAGCTGACCGTCATTAGCTTCATTCACCGCTGTAATGACTACAACCTGCTTATTAAGCTGACAAATATCATCAGTAAGGGTAACTAAATCACCTGGTTCGAGTCTGCAAAAAGCCCAATCTAATCTAAAGGTATATTGATTCTTCGCATATAACTGCTTCATAGCTAGCTGTTCTGCTAGATACATAGCCCTTTTCTTAGTATACAAATAATGCGCCTGTTTTACACTAGCCGGACGTAAGCCATTACGTTGTACATCAGCAACTACCTCAAAGGATACAACTTCCTTCTCGTAGCTATTTGCACGGTTGATAAACTCTACACTAGCCTGGTTATAGCACTCACTGCTATCCTTACGGCTATATAAAACGAGTTGGCCATCGCTACCGGGTATCAAATCATCGTGAGTTAGATCATACTTAATTTGTTTATCTGGACTCCATCCACCGATAGCCTCATCAGCCAGTGGCTCAATTTTTAATTTATTATTAGACCAAAATAAATAGGCGTTGGTCATATCCGCAATGTCATTGATAATAGATTGTGCCTTTTCGGCTGACATGCTTGGGGGTGACGATATTAATAAATCGGCTGCTGCACAATATTTACGATAGTTATCCAAACCATCAATCTGCACATCACTCATACCTGCACTTTTTAGCACATGCAAGATATAATCAGCTGGATTAACGTCTACACCATCGCCAGTATTGAGCAACTTACCTCGTACCTCAAAATTGTAATTAGGCAAGCTCCCTCTATCACCTAAATCAACAACGCCGGCCATATAGGCCAGTCCTGAATAAGGTAATGCCTTTTCAGGGTGTTTACCTTGCACGTATGGCCAAGGGGCTTGCCCTGCAGTCCCTCTAAATAGACTCAACTGTATACTAGGATGAGGATAGTCATAGATTTCTTTATCTACCCATACTTTGCCCACCCCGCTAATAGGGCCCTCACATAATGCAAGGGCCGCTGCTACTGTATAGGTGTAAGTAATACTAGTATGCTTTGAGCCACCACCTTTACCAGTCCGTTGTGTTTGACGGTGCTCGTGTGCAGTAAAATCATCCCAGTAAATGACATTGCCTGATACACGGGTAGTCCCTAAAATATCAGGCACCACCTCGCCGTACGAGGCACTATTAATTTGGAAATCACCAATTTTATCAGCTCTAGTAGTCGTACTCTTACCACCACCAAATATAAAGCCCATTAGGGTTCCCCCTTTCCGTTAAATCTATAAATCTTTCGTAATCGGCTCTTACATGCATTATCATAAAACAGCACATCATCAAGTTTAGATAAAATAACACCTTGGTCAACAAAGGCATGTGCTACTACATTAGGACCAACTAAAATAGCACCATGACTTATACATCGCCCATATTGATATAGCAAAAAATCGCCAATCTGAGGTTCAGTTACCTCATAGGCGATTTTCTTAATATGCTTTATAAACTTTTCCTCTGAGCGATGTAAATGCCATTCGTTCGAGTAAGCTTCTATACGCAAATCCCCTTCGTGCAATAGCTTAGCTTCTAGTAACACACCTAAAATAAGATGAGCACAGTCGACACCTCGTCCTTTTACCATCGCATAATTCATGTAAGGGGTCCCAACCCAAGTTAACGCTGTTTTAGCGATTAATTCTCCTTGTCCCATTAGCGTATCGACTCCTTAAGTGGCACGTACGGTGTAGCCCTGTTGCGACTAAAATTGTTAAATTTGCTTTTGCATGTTGCTGGCGTTTTATCGCATCCAGGATAGATATATGCCTCATTATTAACTTGCGGCATAGCATCTGCTGCACTCATGAATATAATCTGATTATTTTGACTCCGCATAATTTGAGTAGATTGGCCAACTAATGGACCGTCAAGCCACTCAATGCCACCTGCATTATAGTATCCATCGGCAAATGTCGTATCAAAACGCACCTCATGAGCGCTAATAACCGTTGTTACCTTAACACGCTTGCGATACCGTTTAATATCTACCCCACAATCGCTGTCATAAATACAATATGGACATTGTGGATAATATCGACGTACTGGATACTCTACATTAAGCTTTTGCACTGTAGATTTAACATCGAGTTGTAAGGTAAGACCTCCACCTTTTTTAACCTCAACAAGCCCCTCAAATAAATCAATCGCATCAATGACTTGGCCATTATCCTCGAAAAAAGCCCTCCTAAGCTTTAATGTAGCCCCGTCAAAACCACCGTTATGAGCCACAGCCATAATTGGCACACCACCAATACGGTCCTCTTGATTACAATTAATCGTGACTGTCAATTTATCTACACTCACAGTAGAGCTTGTTTTAATCTGATTACGAGTAATGATTGGCCCATCAGCACGATACGTCCTACCACCTAGTTTTACGTCTACATCTGTAATTGCCCAATAATATGCTACTCCACTTTTGAGTACCAATTCGTACAAATCGCAACTCAAAAATGATTTTTCTTGATTCAAATGCACTTCTAATGCTTCACTCACTTGTTTCATCGTACCGTCACCAACTTCATTGATTTAGATTTATAAATGTTCTTATATTGCAACTCAGCCGTAAACTCATCACCACTTAACCTAACTTTCCAGTAGTACTTATAATCTGCCGTGATAATAGCGGTAGGTGATACGGTAGCCGTTGTAGTGATTAACCCTTTATCAACCCTTACACTGCCTACTTTTTGCCCATCAGCATATAAAACTACATTTTCAATGTATTCTACTGGTTCTAGGTAATCGCCCATCCTGCGCATGGCTTGCCACCTACCATCACTGCCTACACCAAGCCTAATGCCCTTTTCCTCATAATCTTCTGGATCTAACCATAAAAAGGGTTGATGTCCACCTTTTATACTAGCAAAAAAGCCCATGAGCGTTTTATATTGTGCCGGGGTCAGATAAGCAAAAGCTGTAGTAATTGTATATTGTGGACGTTGCCAGGTTGTTAAGGTGCGGACTTTACCCGCACCGGATGTCTTTACTACCGTATTCCACTTTTGAGATTTGCTACTCTTCCATTCGAGGGTATTAATGTTTGGAAATTTCTTCAATTGTGCCATTACCATACCCCCGTTTCTGCTGTAAACTCTCGATTATTGTCATATAAATATTGTTTAATAGCTTGCCCACCTTTCGAGCCTAACCAAGACATAAAAGATTCAGCATCTATAGCAGATACATTAAATGTAACAGGAGCTTGAGTTGCAATACTACTATCAAAACTACTCGACCGATTAATATCGCCTCCATCTGAAAAAGTAGGGATAACTCCTTGATTAAGCATATTAAGCGTTGGTTGTCCTAACTCTTGTGCTGCTCGAGCATTAATTACATATTCACCATTGGATAGCATAGCAGGAATGCTATCTGATGTACTAGTGCCAGTTCCTTTAACAGCTCCACCACTAGCAAACGCACTAGCTGCGAACAATTTAGCCATTGAAAGCTGTCCTGCAACTAATGCACCTGCACCAGGCGCTGCCCAAGGATTTGATTCAATCACCGCCGCCGTAGCATTAGCTGCCATAGCTCCCGTTTTAGCTGCTTCTGCACTTGCCTCTTGTCTAGCATTTTGAATTGATTGTTGACTTGTTGCTTTATTTAATGCCTGAATTATGCCTAGATTCGCAATCCATTTTTGCAATACACCTTTAATTAATGTAGTCATTAACGACGATGCTAAACTTTTAAAGGTTTCTGACAAACTTTGGCCTTTAATAATACAATCAGTAAGTCCTGCAGCTAAACCATCTTGCAACTGAATGGCCATCTCAGTATATAAGGCTTTCATATAATCGCCCCATTCAACAGCTTGTAACATTAACTGATCATGCCAAATTTGTCGCTGTTGACTTAATAATTCTTCGTTGGCGAGAATGGATGCATAACTTTCACCAGTTACCTCATCTTTTTCAGCCATCATACTCATATAACTAGACAATTCTGTTTTTTGATTTGCAAGCTTCTCTTGTAAATGCGCCTGCTCCAAAACAGTTGCACGGCTGTAATATGTTTTTAACGCGTCACTTTGAATTTGAGCAATTGCAGTTTGTGCAGCTTGTTCAACAGCTACTTTATTATCAGCTACCGATTTAGCTATTGCTAACGCTTCTGCTTTATTTTCCTCATAATTAACTTTAATATTAATAGATTCCTGAGTAAGGCGTTCAATCTTAGCTTGTTTATCTGCTTCAGATAGTTGTGGCTTACCGTATGATTTTCCTGATTCAGGAGCCTGTAATTTAGCAATCTCCTGTTTAATGCTTGTTAACTTTTCTTTCATGGCTATAGTTTTTTCGCCAGTTTTTGCATATTTCTCTGCTTCTTCTGTCGCTTTTTTAGCGTAAGATTGATACTTAGCTAATTCATTCCCTACATCTTCCGCTTGTTGCTTTGCTTTTTCTAATACTTTTGCATACGCACTAATTTCGGATGTATTAGCTTTTGACTTAATTTCAAAAATAATTTTCTGGACTTTATCTTCTTTGCCAGCTTTTGCAACGTTAAAAGCATGTGTAATTTCACTAAATCCACCAGCCGAAAAAGTAGGAACCTGACCTGAGTTAATAGCATTTAACGCTGGAATTCCAATAGTATTAACTGCCTTAGCATTAATTACATATTCACCATTGGATAACATAGCAGGAATGCTATCTGAGCGCCCTGTTCCGTGTCCATTAACACGCCCACCACTCGCAAAACCGACAATTCCGCCATTTTTACGCTTAACAGCACTCGTACTAGCAGAATTACTTTCAATTTTATTAATTATGAAATCAATAGGATGTGCTAATGCTTGTTTTAATGAATTGAATTTATCTGATACCCAATCAATAGCTCCGCCAACTGCATTTCTAATATTTTTAGAAGTATTATCTATCCAGCTATTTATACTGTCCCAACAGCGAATTGCAACTTCCTTCACTTCATCCCAGTGCATATATAACATCACTAATGCTGCTACAATAAGACTTACTGCTAATAATATAGGATTAGCAACTACCGCAGCTTTAAATGCTAACGCGGCCATTTTTGCTGCAATAAAGCCATTCTTTACCGCATTAATTACCGTAACTGTAGTTGCAATACTTGCAATAACTGCAATTAAATCTTTCACAGCCGTCTTATTTTCTTCAACAAATTGCTTTATTTCAACAAAGACTGCAACTACAGTATTAGCCATAGATCCTGCTGCCGGGCTAACAAGAGAAATTTCATTAAGAATGGCATCTCCAATATTAGCATTCGTTGCATTTGCTTTAATATTTTCAATATGCCCCTTAGCTTTTTCTGCTAAATCTGAAAATTCTGCTAAAATACCGGGGACATCAAAAGCCTTACTAATAATATCACCAACACCAGCCATGCTATTAGTAATCGTTTCTTGCAGATTAGAAAATCTACCCATCAAAGAATCACTCAACGAAGCAGCCGCTCCCTCTGTTTTTTCCTTCATTGCATCGAATAAAGTACTCATGGCCTCTCGCGTTAAATCTCCACCTCTAGCCATATCCTGCAAGTCAGCTACTGACACACCCATTTTTTGACTCAATAAATCCCAAGCAGGTAGTCCCGCTTCTGTCAATTGCATCATTTCTTCTGCAGAAATTTTGCCTTTCATTTGCATTTGTGTGAGTGCTGTATTTACCCGGCCTATTTGTTCGGATGTTAACCCCCACGCAGAGCCAGCATCAACTATAGTTTGCATTTTAGCTGCTGCACTCTGTGCAGAATCACCGATATTTACCCAAGCGCGCGCCATTGGCATCAACTCATTAGTATCATAGGCTGATGCCTCTCCAATCGCTTTTATATCGTTAATAAGCTGTTCGGCCCCCGCACTACCAAGATTAAATGCAAGTCCCTTTTTTAATATTTCAAGGTTAGCACTAGCTTGCAGTGCTTCTTTAGCAAATCCAGTAATAGCGCTAACTGCAAAAGCACTCACCACTGCATTTCTAACACTACTTAACACGCTCTTAAGTCCTGACACCTCATATGTAGCATTTTTAGCCTCAGTTGCAATAGGCTTTACAGTATCATTAAGTTTTATCGATTTTAAGGCCTTAATATTCGCTTTTAATTGATCTATTTCACTATTGGCTTTTCCTGCCTCAAGCGTCATTGTTATATTATTGCTTTTGAGATTCTTAATCTCACTTTCCAGATGTTTTATCTTAGTATTGGCCTCTTTAACATCAGCATCAACACGTGGTTTAGATACTTTAGAATCTAGTTTATCTAAGCCTTTTTGCAATCGACTAAGCTCATTATTTATGTTGTTAGCATCTGCAGTTATTTTTACATTTATTTCATGCTTAGCCATGTCTTTTCCTTTCTGCTACTTCAGCAAATCTTCTTAATGATTCTTTTTTAGTATCTGATACTTCGACAGTAAAATCATCAGGCAATAATTTCTTAACAGATACTGCTTGTTTAGGCGCACGGTACGATGTATTAATTAAAGGAGTGGTAATAAACGAACCAATAAAAATACGTTGATTTTTCATGCGTCTAGCATATCCTTCTATTCGCCTATTAATCTCATAAGGAGTTAATTCTAATATTTCACTACCGCTAAGCTGTAATTCTCCGTAACAAATAGGTAAAACAGTGTGAATATAATCGACGATACTTCTAATTACTTTTTCTTCTGCTTTACCTGTACTTCGTTTTTTACAGACGACTCCTTTGGATCTAACACAGAAAGGCCGATTTTATTTAGAAGTTCATTAGAACCTTTAGGACCTAACAATCCACTTGTACCAATAAGTGCAAAAAATAAATTAATTAAACCTGGAATTCCATATCGCTTCAAAAATCCTGCACAAATACTTGAAGCTACACTTTCTTCAATGGCATTTCCGCCTTTTGCCCCATTTAACCCAATACAAAATGCTTTTGTCAAAATCGTTAAATTAGGAGTCTGCCCAGCTCCTGCTAACTCAATAATATTTAACCCAGTAAAGGCTTCTAATTCTAACATGCCTTGCAATGTAAAAAGGAGAGCGTGTTCGCTCCCCCCTATCTGTACAAAAACTTTACGAGATATTACATCATATCGTTTTATAAAATCTATATTTGTTTCATTTTTATGCATTAGCTGTCCCCTTTACATCATCTACAGTCGTTTTACCACTATAAAACTTAGGTTCTCCAATTCCTTTTAATGTGATAGAAAATGTAGCCATATCATCATGTGGAGTCTTATCACTAAATTCTGTAATATTATACCAATTGCGGTCTGCAGTCCCATCAATTGCATACCGGCAAATATCAACTGATTCGCCTTTCAAAAACGCCTCTTTTACTGCCTTAATGCCATCATCAGACTTACAAAGAATACCTTCTAAAGCAAGTTCGGTTGATTTGATACCTGCATATGATTCTCCCCAGCCATTACTAGCTTTATTATTCGCATCAATTTCGTCAGCACTCATAGAAAAATCTGCTGTAGTTTGACCACCGATTAAAGTCCATTTAGGCGAATCCTCAGTTGCACC
This window encodes:
- a CDS encoding tape measure protein, with product MAKHEINVKITADANNINNELSRLQKGLDKLDSKVSKPRVDADVKEANTKIKHLESEIKNLKSNNITMTLEAGKANSEIDQLKANIKALKSIKLNDTVKPIATEAKNATYEVSGLKSVLSSVRNAVVSAFAVSAITGFAKEALQASANLEILKKGLAFNLGSAGAEQLINDIKAIGEASAYDTNELMPMARAWVNIGDSAQSAAAKMQTIVDAGSAWGLTSEQIGRVNTALTQMQMKGKISAEEMMQLTEAGLPAWDLLSQKMGVSVADLQDMARGGDLTREAMSTLFDAMKEKTEGAAASLSDSLMGRFSNLQETITNSMAGVGDIISKAFDVPGILAEFSDLAEKAKGHIENIKANATNANIGDAILNEISLVSPAAGSMANTVVAVFVEIKQFVEENKTAVKDLIAVIASIATTVTVINAVKNGFIAAKMAALAFKAAVVANPILLAVSLIVAALVMLYMHWDEVKEVAIRCWDSINSWIDNTSKNIRNAVGGAIDWVSDKFNSLKQALAHPIDFIINKIESNSASTSAVKRKNGGIVGFASGGRVNGHGTGRSDSIPAMLSNGEYVINAKAVNTIGIPALNAINSGQVPTFSAGGFSEITHAFNVAKAGKEDKVQKIIFEIKSKANTSEISAYAKVLEKAKQQAEDVGNELAKYQSYAKKATEEAEKYAKTGEKTIAMKEKLTSIKQEIAKLQAPESGKSYGKPQLSEADKQAKIERLTQESINIKVNYEENKAEALAIAKSVADNKVAVEQAAQTAIAQIQSDALKTYYSRATVLEQAHLQEKLANQKTELSSYMSMMAEKDEVTGESYASILANEELLSQQRQIWHDQLMLQAVEWGDYMKALYTEMAIQLQDGLAAGLTDCIIKGQSLSETFKSLASSLMTTLIKGVLQKWIANLGIIQALNKATSQQSIQNARQEASAEAAKTGAMAANATAAVIESNPWAAPGAGALVAGQLSMAKLFAASAFASGGAVKGTGTSTSDSIPAMLSNGEYVINARAAQELGQPTLNMLNQGVIPTFSDGGDINRSSSFDSSIATQAPVTFNVSAIDAESFMSWLGSKGGQAIKQYLYDNNREFTAETGVW
- a CDS encoding phage tail tube protein, with the protein product MAEPVVGNKVRAKRTATADKLLGKEVLLYINFGVGATEDSPKWTLIGGQTTADFSMSADEIDANNKASNGWGESYAGIKSTELALEGILCKSDDGIKAVKEAFLKGESVDICRYAIDGTADRNWYNITEFSDKTPHDDMATFSITLKGIGEPKFYSGKTTVDDVKGTANA